A region from the Salidesulfovibrio onnuriiensis genome encodes:
- a CDS encoding NAD-dependent epimerase/dehydratase family protein, whose translation MSICLITGSGGLIGGETSRFFASKGFDVVGVDNNMRSYFFGEGASTKWHVDQLKKALPSYTHVDADIRDESAMDNLFNKYGKNIAVVVHTAAQPSHDWAAREPLTDFDVNARSTLVLLEAARKHCPEASFIFTSTNKVYGDTPNRLPLVELETRWELSEEHPWHPAGIDESMSLDMSTHSVFGASKVAADVMVQEYGRYFDMNTVCFRGGCLTGSGHSGAELHGFLAYLVKCGVTGAPYTVFGYKGKQVRDNIHSSDLVNMFWHYIQNPRKGEVYNAGGGRHSNCSMLEAIAMCEKSTGRPFNWSYAEDNRIGDHVWWISDVSKFQRHYPEWGYTYSISNIIEEIHENTKDRI comes from the coding sequence ATGTCCATCTGCCTGATCACCGGCTCCGGCGGCCTCATCGGCGGGGAGACCTCCCGCTTTTTCGCCTCCAAGGGCTTCGACGTTGTAGGTGTGGACAACAACATGCGTAGTTATTTCTTCGGGGAGGGAGCATCCACCAAATGGCACGTGGATCAACTCAAAAAGGCCCTGCCAAGCTACACCCATGTGGATGCGGATATCCGCGACGAATCGGCCATGGACAACCTTTTCAACAAATACGGCAAAAACATAGCCGTCGTGGTCCATACAGCGGCCCAGCCTTCCCACGACTGGGCCGCCCGCGAACCGCTCACAGACTTCGACGTCAACGCCAGGTCCACCCTGGTGCTTCTGGAAGCGGCCCGCAAGCACTGCCCGGAAGCTTCCTTTATCTTCACCTCCACCAACAAGGTCTACGGCGACACCCCCAACCGTCTTCCTCTCGTTGAGCTGGAAACCCGCTGGGAACTTTCGGAGGAACATCCCTGGCATCCGGCAGGCATCGACGAAAGCATGAGTCTGGACATGAGTACCCACAGCGTGTTTGGCGCCTCCAAGGTAGCTGCCGATGTCATGGTCCAAGAATACGGCCGATACTTCGACATGAACACCGTCTGCTTCCGCGGCGGCTGCCTGACAGGCTCGGGCCACAGCGGAGCGGAGCTGCACGGCTTCCTGGCCTACCTCGTCAAATGCGGCGTCACCGGCGCGCCCTATACGGTCTTCGGGTACAAAGGCAAACAGGTCCGCGACAACATCCACAGCTCGGATCTGGTAAATATGTTCTGGCACTATATCCAGAACCCACGCAAAGGCGAAGTCTACAACGCGGGCGGCGGCAGGCATTCCAACTGCTCCATGCTGGAGGCCATCGCCATGTGCGAAAAGAGCACGGGGCGCCCCTTCAACTGGTCCTATGCGGAAGACAACAGGATCGGGGACCATGTTTGGTGGATATCCGACGTCTCCAAATTCCAGCGGCACTACCCTGAATGGGGATACACGTACTCGATTTCGAACATTATCGAAGAAATACACGAGAATACCAAGGACAGGATATAG
- the hisH gene encoding imidazole glycerol phosphate synthase subunit HisH, translated as MITVVDYGMGNLGSIKNMLKKIGHAVSVSGDSKDIKAATKIILPGVGSFDEGMARLKSSGLLDILNTKALKQKAPVLGICLGMQMLFEGSDEGTAPGLGWLNGRCVRFAPGNGLKVPHMGWNLLTPENGNPLLKGLTDSSRFYFVHSFHARCADPADVAGTAEYGIEFTAAVARGNIMGVQFHPEKSHRFGMAVLDNFARL; from the coding sequence ATGATCACTGTGGTCGATTACGGAATGGGCAACCTCGGTTCCATCAAAAACATGCTCAAAAAAATCGGGCATGCGGTTTCCGTGTCAGGCGACAGCAAAGATATCAAAGCCGCCACAAAAATAATCCTGCCAGGGGTTGGATCCTTTGACGAGGGCATGGCCCGGCTAAAGAGCTCCGGACTTCTAGACATCCTCAACACCAAGGCTCTGAAGCAAAAGGCCCCCGTGCTAGGTATCTGCCTGGGCATGCAGATGCTTTTTGAAGGAAGCGACGAAGGGACCGCCCCGGGACTGGGCTGGCTCAATGGTCGCTGCGTACGCTTTGCACCGGGAAACGGCCTCAAAGTGCCGCACATGGGCTGGAATCTTTTGACCCCGGAGAATGGCAACCCTCTGCTCAAAGGCCTGACTGATTCATCCCGCTTTTATTTCGTCCATTCCTTCCACGCCCGTTGCGCCGACCCGGCAGACGTTGCGGGAACGGCCGAATACGGCATTGAATTCACAGCGGCCGTGGCCAGAGGAAATATCATGGGCGTCCAATTCCACCCCGAAAAGAGTCACCGCTTCGGCATGGCCGTACTGGACAATTTTGCGAGGCTTTAA
- a CDS encoding AglZ/HisF2 family acetamidino modification protein: MLIPRVIPCLLLQNDGLVKTTRFKNSVYVGDPINTVKILNDKEVDELFFLDISATPAGKTPPLELLARLADECFMPFGYGGGITTVEQMHSIFSLGAEKVVLNTAAVENPDLVHKGAKRFGSQSIVVSLDVTQNWLGKYTVRTHGGRQKTGRPPLQLALQMEKAGAGELLINSIPLDGTMKGYDLKLIKMIADAVDIPVVACGGAGTVKDFSRAVHKAGASAVAAGSMFVFQGPHRAVLINYPQRDLLENTFGTLIDSQQNHIERDHQKLKGPF, translated from the coding sequence ATGCTCATCCCACGAGTCATACCGTGCCTTTTGCTCCAAAACGACGGATTGGTGAAAACCACTCGTTTCAAAAATTCGGTCTACGTGGGCGACCCCATAAACACGGTCAAAATCCTTAACGATAAGGAAGTGGACGAGCTTTTTTTCCTGGACATCTCCGCCACTCCTGCCGGGAAGACTCCTCCCCTGGAACTACTGGCGCGGCTGGCGGACGAGTGCTTCATGCCATTCGGTTACGGAGGGGGAATCACAACCGTTGAACAAATGCACAGCATTTTTTCACTGGGAGCAGAAAAGGTGGTCCTGAACACCGCAGCCGTGGAAAATCCTGATTTGGTTCACAAGGGGGCCAAACGTTTCGGCAGCCAAAGTATCGTGGTCTCTCTTGACGTGACCCAAAACTGGCTGGGCAAATACACTGTTCGCACCCACGGAGGCCGACAAAAGACAGGGCGACCCCCCTTGCAGCTGGCGCTTCAAATGGAAAAGGCTGGAGCAGGGGAGTTGCTGATCAACTCCATCCCCTTAGATGGCACCATGAAAGGATATGACCTCAAGCTCATAAAAATGATTGCCGATGCAGTAGACATCCCCGTGGTTGCCTGTGGCGGAGCTGGAACCGTGAAAGACTTTTCACGGGCTGTACACAAAGCGGGAGCTTCCGCGGTTGCGGCCGGAAGCATGTTCGTCTTCCAGGGCCCGCATCGGGCTGTGTTGATCAACTACCCCCAAAGGGACCTTCTCGAAAATACTTTCGGAACCCTAATCGATTCTCAGCAAAATCATATCGAAAGGGACCATCAGAAATTGAAAGGACCCTTTTGA
- a CDS encoding Gfo/Idh/MocA family protein translates to MQRFALMGCGRIAQRHADILGNGKIKGGILAAVCDVIEEKARTLGEKYSVPWFTNAFEMMETMGEKIDVISILTESGLHALHTIQMARYRKHIVVEKPMALRLADADEMIHVCDSAGIKLFVIKQNRYNYPVVKLREALEAGRFGKLVMGTVRVRWTRTQEYYDQASWRGTWQGDGGVFANQASHHVDLLEWMLGEPVSVFAKARTALVDIETEDTGVAVITFANGAIGIVEATNATRPKDLEGSLSVLGENGTVEIGGFAVNDMKVWNFTTDEPEDDEVLGKYRTNPPDVYGFGHIAYLEHVVDCIENGSPALVDGLEGRRSLELISAIYESIETGKEVHLRFQPKRCKLGESNGS, encoded by the coding sequence ATGCAACGATTTGCACTGATGGGATGCGGCCGGATAGCGCAGCGGCATGCTGATATTTTGGGAAACGGGAAAATCAAAGGCGGCATTTTGGCGGCCGTTTGCGATGTTATCGAAGAAAAGGCTCGCACGCTCGGCGAAAAATACAGTGTCCCCTGGTTCACGAATGCATTTGAGATGATGGAAACCATGGGCGAAAAAATCGACGTAATCTCCATCCTGACCGAAAGCGGTTTGCATGCTCTGCACACCATCCAGATGGCCCGTTACCGCAAACATATTGTGGTGGAAAAACCCATGGCCCTGCGTCTGGCCGACGCCGACGAAATGATCCATGTCTGCGACTCGGCGGGCATAAAACTCTTTGTCATCAAACAAAACCGTTATAACTACCCCGTGGTCAAACTCCGCGAAGCCCTGGAAGCCGGACGCTTTGGCAAACTGGTGATGGGCACGGTTCGCGTACGATGGACCAGGACTCAGGAATACTACGACCAAGCAAGCTGGCGCGGCACCTGGCAAGGCGATGGCGGAGTTTTTGCCAACCAGGCCAGCCACCACGTAGATCTGCTGGAATGGATGCTCGGCGAGCCCGTCTCGGTCTTTGCCAAGGCCCGCACCGCCCTGGTGGACATTGAAACCGAAGATACAGGGGTGGCTGTAATCACCTTCGCCAATGGCGCTATCGGCATTGTGGAAGCCACCAACGCCACCCGGCCCAAAGACCTGGAAGGGTCCCTCTCTGTCCTGGGAGAAAACGGTACAGTGGAAATTGGCGGCTTTGCGGTCAATGACATGAAAGTCTGGAACTTCACTACCGACGAACCCGAAGACGACGAAGTGCTCGGAAAATACAGGACCAACCCTCCAGATGTATATGGATTCGGGCATATTGCCTACTTGGAGCATGTGGTGGACTGCATTGAAAATGGCAGCCCAGCCCTGGTGGACGGCCTGGAGGGAAGGCGCTCCCTGGAACTCATCAGCGCCATCTACGAATCCATTGAGACCGGCAAGGAGGTACACCTCCGCTTCCAGCCCAAACGTTGCAAGCTTGGAGAATCCAACGGATCCTGA